The genomic interval CCATCAGAGATCCCATCCGTAGATCCCATCCGTAGATAAGATGGGAGTAGGAAGGAACGACCAGTCATCCAGCCAGTCAAGCACCTCTTTCCTCCTTTCATCTCAACCACCCTTTTCGAAAAGCAAGAACGCCATACTATGCCAAATCTCTCATTCTTCACTCATCATGTTCACTCTCATATCTCTTGAAGGAGCACAATCCCCAAGGTAGCACCAGTGAGACGAGATCATCTTTACTCAATTAACATTTGTATTTCGTCCCAATCACCCAAACAACTCCAAGGCAACTCGCTACCACAACTACAAACCGACTACAACTACGCCCGCCTCGTCAAAGCCAAGCTAATGACCGAAATGACCTCAGTTGGCGTCCCCCCAAACGGGGACTGCTTAATCGACAAGAATCTTTTCCTCCAACTCCCCAAACCGCTCATAAAAGCTCTCAAACAGCTTAATAGCGTGCTCCACGTCCGCGCTACCGCCCGTCTCGCGAATGGAGTGCATACTCAACTGCGGGTTACCCAGATCCAGCGTCCTCACGCCGAGCTTGGCGCTGAGCATGGGACCGATGGTGCTTCCGCACGGCGAGTCGTTGCGCACGACGAACAGCTGCAGAGGAACGCCCGCGAGGCGCGCGCACTCCTGCAGCAGCACGATGCCGGGCGAGTTGGTCGCGTAGCGCTGGTTGGCGTTGACCTTGATCACCGTGCCGCCGTTCATGGCCGGCTGGTGCGAGGACTCGTACTTGCCCGCGTAGTTGGGGTGCACCGAGTGCGCCATGTCGGCCGACACCAGGAAGGACCGCGAGAGCGTCTGCTCGTAGGCCGTTGACTCGTAGTCCCCGCCATCGTGGGAGGATACGGCCACGTACGACCCGTCCGAGGCCGTGTCGCGGCTGCCCGGGAGGGAGGCGAGGCGGCGCAGGACCGCGGGGAGGAGGTTCGAGTTGGCGCCGTGGGCCGAGGTGGAGCCGATTTCCTCGTGGTCGAAGCAGGTCACGAGGCGGATGGTGGAGTCGTTTTCGAGGACGTCGGCGGCGCGGACCGAGGCGATGAGGCCCTCGATGGAGCAGTACGTCATGTTGAGGTTGTCGAGGCGGGCCGAGAAGATGAACTCGTCGTTGAGGCCACCGAGGCAGGACTTTTGCACGTCGTAGAGGACGAGCTCGAAGTCGATGACGGCCTCGGGCTCGACCTCGGCGTGGGAGGCAATGACGTCGAGAATGTGAGGGTGGTGACGCTCCGTCATGGCCTTGAGCGGCTTGAAGTCCTCCTCGGCCTTGTCGCCCTCAGGCTTGGCGCTGCCCTTGTTCAGCTCCGCCGTAGCCAGTCCGGCAATGGGAAACAGCTCGTTCTCCTTGTTCGGGTCAAAGGTAGAACTCCGGTCGAGGTGGATAGCGAGCGTCGGGATTCGCAGCAGCGGCTTGTCGACCTTGATGAGCTTCTGGACAAAGTTGCCGTCGGCGTCCTTGACGAGGACGCGCCCCGCGATGCTGAGGTCGCGGTCAAACCAGCTGTGCCAGATGCCGCCGCCGTAGGTCTCGACGCCGACCTGCATGAAGCCGACGTTGCTCTTCTTGGAGACGGGCTTGATGCGCAGGGTCGGCGAGTCGGTGTGGGCGCCAATCATGGCGACGGGGTTGCCCGGCTTCCACTTCTTGCCGATGGCGAAGGCGACGATGGACGAGCCATTGCGGGTGAGGTAGTATTTCCCTCCCGGTCGCAGCGCCGAGTTCCACGAGTCGCGCTCCTTGATCTTTGTGAAGCCGGCCTTTTCGAGGCGGATGGCGGCGGTCGCGCAGGCGTGGTAGGCTGCGGGCGAGGGGCACGGTTAGCTGgcttctgctgctgctgctgctggggtAAAGGTAGAAGACAAAGAAACCGTTCACGGCCGCAAACAACATGTCAATGGGTGCTTACGAGTAGGAGATGCGTTGACAAAGTCGACAAAGTCGAGGGCGGCAGCAGGGGGAGCCATTGTGCCGGTGGACGTTGAGAATCGAGCTCGGGTCTGGAGGGGTCGTCGAAGGACGGTGACGGTGAAGGCTGCGATGGCGGGGTTCCTGATTGATCTGGCAGATGCTCGGCACAAGAAGGTCGTGGCCGGTAGCATTTAGGGGTTGCTGGATACGCAAAGGTAGGAAGTGCTTGTCCAGTTACAACAAGGACAATGTCATAGACGGTGCTTCTCTCTCAGTGTCTATTTCGTGGAATCGTTCAGTTTGTTAGGATAGGTCACGAGGGGGTCGCATGTCGTCAAAAAGGTAACCCGACGTTGATCCGGCGCCGAAAGCTGGGATTATTCTGCTTCACCAGCACCTGCCGAAAAGGAATGGGGGGGACCCAGCCCAGGTGCGTTAGGTTTGgtaggtactccgtaggcATGTAGGTACGCAGTAGAGTGGAGCATGTGCACCACCGGCTTCTGAGCGTTAGGTCCAGTTGATGGGAGATCGGTGGGTGGTGgccgtggtggtggtggtggtggtcccCCAAAGACATTTGCTTGGATTGGAATGATCCGTCGCAGACCGGCAACGCAAAAGTACGTACTGACGCTCTCCAACACGCTTCGGGCACTGCGGACATCATGTATCTATACATATCCCATCTCGCCCTACTACCCGTCCATCCCGTGAGTCTGTAGTGTAGATAGGTATGTAAGGCAAGGCGAGTCTACCTAAATGTACTGTTTAACTCTATCGTTTTGTATTACTAGAGGATTGCCATAGTACATATAGACGCTACCCTGCCTTcgaattccgtattatttaactttaaccctttttataagttatttatccttttttttattttaccctctcttttattaagggattACTAAAATCGTAGTTTcgatagtttattaataagctagtattattatttaaaaatgagtaacctatttttatatataaatactaagagtcttattattataaaaataataataaatatattaaagtatttaaaaaagctttttaatagatttttaatactatttaaagtaattatcttcgaattataaaaagaagctaaggcgttatattaatatagccctatttattttattaatattaataataccctttttaatataaaatatattaataatactttataattatattattatatttcgtaaatcgtacttaacgttagtaaggtttttagtattatttattaagttttttattaaagtcgttgttataaagttagtttagttattaatattttaataagtattttaatttagtatatttaaaagcttttataacttttaaaaagaggtttttaaaaaacttataattaaactttttatttattataaataaagttattataattaaaattatagcgctatttataaaccttaataataagtaattagtaatataattttttttctataataagcttaaaaaaatattttaatttaagtactaagtaagtactatactattttattaaaactatattcttatacttataacttaaaaagaattaactttctttaataataaggtacttagagTCTACCTAATGTACTGGCGCGGCCGGGCTAAGGCAGAGAGGCAAAGCCAAAGCCAAAGGGTCGGTCGGGTCGGGTCATGTCAGCAACTATTCAGACAGCCTCCGTGGTGATTGCATACGCCACCGAGGAGGAAAAACCTCCCGTGATGTAAGTTGGTGTAGGTAAGTATTTCATTCGGATCAAAACGATGCGTCGTcgccagagagagagagagagcagaGGGCTTCGGTGGTGGTCTCTGTGCGCGACTTGACGCGCGCCCTCTCTTTACTCTTTCTCACTCATGTCCTCGTCTTCCATCTTTTCCTCTTACACACGTATCCCTACGCACATACACGCgcacacacatacacacacacacacacacacacacaagcATAATTCTTGAGCATAAACACCTCCCATCGCAAAATCCGCAGTGTGTTACCTGCCAACCTCGGCTCGGCTGGGAGACAGACTGCACTATCCCGTCTACTCTTGACCAAAGAATCCCCAATGGGCCGCTGCCCACGATGGGGACCCCAGTCTGTCTCCCCTTCACTACGCAGTAGAATGAAATGGGCTGGCTACAGCAACAACCGTACCTAGGCCAAAGGTTCTTGGCCCCCTGGCCTGGGCACCGAGGAACAGAGGGGGGAAAGTGGGAGAACTACAGGAGACTCTGCCTAGGTACGCAGCACGCTACTCCATACTCGGTAACAAGAAGCAGAaagaagaaagagaaagggcGGGAGGgtaggaaaaaaaaagaagcacCCAAGTCCAGGGTCAAggggaaaaagaagaagaaggacaaggcaaggcaaggcaaggcaaggcaaggcaccCGAGCCCGCGCAAAGTGGCGGCAAAGTCGATGACTGTAAAACCCATGCACCATGTCGATACCTGGCGTTGCAGCACGACAGATACGGAATTGGACCCCCCTCCCTCCTTACCCCCCCGGCTCTGCAGATCCCAGGGATTTCCTTGAACACAAGCCACAGCCAGCCAGACTGCCAGACTGACTGACTGTCCCAGCAGCGCCTCGCAGGACCATGGACGGGATGATGGGACACCAAAGTTGACATCCATCAAACAAGCCATTATGCTTCCCGTCCATCTCTCACACGCTCTCCCCGTCTCTCCATATGTCTCAGTGCCTCCTGGTGGTGGTGCTGTTTCTCCAAACAAGAAGAAACAAGGAATCGATCAAGCCACCCTGCCACTCAAGAAGAAGCACAGCCGGCCAGCAACGAGAAGACGGCAGAGAGGGCTGCCACTGCCAGGCAAACACCAGATGGCTCATAGCACATGGTGAAACTGTCACCGGCCCTCTCTCCACTTCCTCCCATTTCCCAACGCtgccacacacacacacacacagcaCTTACGAGCAAAAAGACTTGGGCCACTCTGAGCTCCGTACCGGTCGGGAGAGCCAAGCTCATTGGCGTGGTCCCCTTTTGGGATGCCCTGCAGGCGCTTGTCTGTGCTCATCCCCACCTCTCCATTCCTAAGCCAGGCGTACTAGGTCTATATGAGAGGTGCTGCTCTGGTATCCGTATGGATACACATTGCAGTACCCATGTGTTGTAGAGTGCGGGCTCCCAGGGTTTGTTCAATCTTCATCTCACCAAAATGAAGACAAAGATCTCTAGCCTCTTTGGCTGCCAACGAGAGCACGAAGCCAGCTTCTTGCCACCCTGAGTTTTCGCTGCCTGCTAGGTTATTTTGTTGGTATGGCGAACTCGGTGTCAGTACCCTCTTCATGCAGAGTTGTGAGGACGCCTTCGATCCCCGTCCAAGGCCCAG from Colletotrichum lupini chromosome 2, complete sequence carries:
- a CDS encoding aminopeptidase I zinc metalloprotease, whose product is MLPATTFLCRASARSIRNPAIAAFTVTVLRRPLQTRARFSTSTGTMAPPAAALDFVDFVNASPTPYHACATAAIRLEKAGFTKIKERDSWNSALRPGGKYYLTRNGSSIVAFAIGKKWKPGNPVAMIGAHTDSPTLRIKPVSKKSNVGFMQVGVETYGGGIWHSWFDRDLSIAGRVLVKDADGNFVQKLIKVDKPLLRIPTLAIHLDRSSTFDPNKENELFPIAGLATAELNKGSAKPEGDKAEEDFKPLKAMTERHHPHILDVIASHAEVEPEAVIDFELVLYDVQKSCLGGLNDEFIFSARLDNLNMTYCSIEGLIASVRAADVLENDSTIRLVTCFDHEEIGSTSAHGANSNLLPAVLRRLASLPGSRDTASDGSYVAVSSHDGGDYESTAYEQTLSRSFLVSADMAHSVHPNYAGKYESSHQPAMNGGTVIKVNANQRYATNSPGIVLLQECARLAGVPLQLFVVRNDSPCGSTIGPMLSAKLGVRTLDLGNPQLSMHSIRETGGSADVEHAIKLFESFYERFGELEEKILVD